Part of the Zerene cesonia ecotype Mississippi chromosome 3, Zerene_cesonia_1.1, whole genome shotgun sequence genome is shown below.
taattataataattaaacaattagtGTTCTTGAtttcaagaaatatatttcagcGTTTCCTTATTTcataacaacttttttttttaatctacgCTCGAGTGCATAGTTATGCTTCTAATAGTTATATGGTATAAGTAAAAGATATGCTATGAAACATACAATATGAAggtgtattaattattttgtgttatataagCATTTTGGAAAACATTCGATTATACAAATtacctaaatttataatacaggttattgcaatttatgaattttgaaaataactaGTTAATGTACCTACTGTTTGCAGTTTTGCATAAATGCGACgcttatatagtataaaattttataaaagaaatgcacaataaagttaattgttttaaatttcaaccaTAAATGACAACTATTGTTATTCTTGTGATTATTGATCGAAGGTATTACACAAAAGTTCATGAATAAAACCTAAGTATATCAGGACCTTAAGATATAAGAACTTTGGGTTTGTGGACGAAGGGGCAATTGAAGTTTCCAAAAAGAAAATcctatgtaaaaataatgcgCAGGAgggctataaatatattagaacaagatataactatatttttatatgaaataaagatacggaagaaacaataaaaaaagataatacatagttatattactttcatttatacaatacttttCCTTCATTAACGAAGTATTATTTTCTCCCCTATTAAGAACTAATACAATGCAACATCAAGTACCTGCTCACATTATATCaatgtacaatgtacatacCAATATCTTCCGCcaataaaactatacatttatataacattcattCTATCACCGCGTAACGCATGTTATAACAAAGAACGTATGCAAATATATGCGTAAATGAAGTTAAGCGTGATATTTAGATGTATAAAAAGCTACAGTAATAAAgatgtttacaaattaaatactttttacgcATTTTGACCGCGATTTACATCATCTATTTCAACCGAGGATGGTCAAATGATATtggtaatgaataaatcacttATAAAACCCTTTACAAAATTCTTAGTTTTAGTTTCGGACGTTTAATACTCGCATCAAATCAAACACAgtaaattatagtatatattattaaaggttATTTCTTAGCAGTTGTTGCGGCTGCTGTGGTTGACCCACCCGCAGCGGTGGTTGCAGCAGCCGTGGAAGATTCTGCCGGTGCGGCGCCTGACCCGCTCCCTTGGGCATCAACCTTCACGGAAAATGCTCCATTCTTGTTGATTATATCCAAAACTGTGCCTTGGGACGCCGCTGTttagataacaataatttataaaaaggtaagaaaaaaattgttgaggCGGGAAAAAAGAACATTAATGTATCTTTTAGATTGATACTTGCACAAGAGATTCCCCTAAGAATTTCTCTCAGTtagacaattaatttaaatttcatttatttatttttttatttgtcacaTGCATTCCTtgcaaacacaaaataaattgaaaattccctttaaaaaaatctaattcaaATCTAACTTCAAACAACTAAGCACACAAAATAAATGGTTATGAATATACATAACTACCTTTTCGACTGCGGCTGCGCCCGGGTAGTAGAATAAAGAGATAGACAAACCCGGGAATTAGCCCCATAGTTAATGTTCAAGCGGAATTTCCGGCCGCATAGTTAATGTTCAAgcggaataaaaattaaaaattgtttaaaatcttttttggAGTCAACTACctacttaataaatatcatccaAGTCGGTTAATCCATTTTTGagttacaaaaaatgttacgAGTAATGTGATACTCGTTTGAATGTGATACTTACGAATCTTTATGTTGATTTCTTGATCAGGTGCCATCGAAGTAGATGTAGTTTGTGACTGTTTGCTTGAGCTGTCGGATGAGCAACCATCGCAGAAGTCGTAATCTGACGAGTCATCATCACAGAGAAAGTCGCAGAGCAGAGACTCGAAAATAGgctaaaatgttattatatacttgatttttttttgctgatggtaagcgctataACCGCCCAtcaacatttggagaggcctAAGGTCAGTtgcagaccttatgcctctacaaatggattgccgacttcaaatcgcaaaaggattaagaaaggattgacgataggAATAATagaaaggaatgggaagggtaaggaaaaggatatgggcctgcGGCTCCCCATCGAATAGAACACAGCAGTATACTACTATTTAACGCCGGTCATCTGTGGTGGTGTgttacttccccggtgcgagctggcccaattcgtaccgacGCGTGCTCGACTAGCACATACAAGGTCCATTTCatccatttattgaaataattttgtaacgGAATTGTTGAATGAAATATCatgaatgataataatgaaaattaatcgCAAACGtaggttttataatatagtattcatagcaagtaataaatacgtacatacatacgtatttgctataacattaaacatttaatagtaaatgttaaaaagccTAGCTTAATtcattgcttttatatttaattaaaagagtaAATTGAGAAGTTTACAAGTTTACCGAtaagctaaaaaaataaacaaagagcCTTTGACGGTAATCGTTTGGATCTCATTTTAATTACCAAGctttttaaaggaaattacaGCTGCCTTGTTGAAcgttttcatttttctttttctacaAATAGGTCGACGATGTCTACAGttgagataaaattatttttcagaaCTAAACTTCACatcagtttaaatattatatgcgatttttgttttattatcatcaaataaatacataaaatttaaaatttagtatagattaatagTTGCTTATTGATAATTTACTATCCATATATCTAAAGTAATTCTTCtaatttcaatttgtattcAACAGAAGTTCAGTCTTGTCCCGGTCAAGTCATCGCACTTTATAGTTCGTCTACGCAAATTCCTTTAGAATACACATCGCCTTAATCTAAGCCAGCTCTAggaataattatgtaaattatagtaaagaaatacaagtataatttttttttaatataaaacaattaaaaatcattaaaggCTTTCCaactatattttctattacaaaAACTTCTTAAAAATAGTGTAACCAGGCATATCGGAGTAGGTACCCGGTAGGTATAGAGTAGGTAGGTACATTCAAGAAATTTAACAGTTAAAAGTCCAAAAAATGAACAGTATTTGCattgaagtattttaaaatagacaataattaactttgtcaaaaaacagttttaatgtTGTACTTACTTGTGCAACAATATGTTGTAATtccactaaaattataaagataaacacGCACGACTTCACCACGCCCATGTTTCTAGAAGTTTTCACAAAAAACTCTCAAGCAGTTTCCTTACATACTACTAAATAAGTGTTTGCGCAATCTGCCTGAAACGATATAACCTAGAGGTGCTCTGTCAAAGATTATGTTGTGCTTATTAAactaaccttttttttatttagttgctGGTACTCTGCGATTTCACAAAATTCTCTAACATGATTTTCAGAATCTCTTCTTGTTTTGACGTTATATTACGATGCCTAAggcgtaaaatttaaatagctcTTGAAAAAAACGGaggtaaaatgtaaataagtgAGATGTGGCCTTGAAATGTTTAATGGACCTATTTCAATCTATTATAGCTAAATTCCAGAAATAGAGTTGCTTGTCGccttactttaaaattaatgtataaaatacaatatcattgcttttttaaggggaaagatttcatagtttgtttatttccatTGAATGGGCTCCGAAACTACTAagaccaataaaaaaaaatcaattctttTACCATTTAGCAAGATTATTTCCGATTAGTCTTGCAttcaaaaaaatctatattatattacaaaaaagtcTACCCAAACGAAGCCCAgtcgaataaatttttatgaacaacttattaaaataagctatagaaaatcattattataataaagcaattaatataattcttaaatacCTATTGAGTTCCCAAAACCGAATTATCGTGTCTGTCGTCTAATCTTTGCACCAACAGCaaaatcgttaaaataataagtgtaACAATTACCTCTGTTATACGCAAACGATATTTTCAAAGCATTGAAGAACTATTTAGACACGGTCAAGTCCTGAATGTCATAGTGAACGTGTTTATACAGAGGTGCGTGCCTACATATTGTCTTCGGAACAGACATACATCTGTGGCATACTAATTACCAGTTATATTGTTCAAGCGCTATCAGTACTTGATTTTCTAGTTCTTAAATACAGTCGTAACTTAACCGACAGAAGAGATAAGTAAGCGGTATATTCCTAGATTTTCGTGAGATTATTAGGCGGTTAATCTACAAGACAATTTGATCCGCTCAGCATGTTTTGCAATGATATctgtttatattgtatgtgtaaAACTCAAATAGACATTTGAGTTATGGCACAACAATATTGTTgaccaaatatatttaagtaaagaattaattattaatgaaaccGTGTGAAGAAGCATaggtttaagaaaaaaaaaaataaggtagAATAACCGATACCAACCCTCAAAcgagttttataattaagaactgtggttaacttttttaaattggaaaaataaaacaataccttAATCATACCGTTTATTAACAAAAGTCATACAATCACCAAGCTCATAAtggctttattataaaaatttattgcctTAAATAGAAACTACAtgaaaatacagataaataattaccaaAATTCGTGAAAAAGAATGGAAAACACGCTGCATAACATTGTACgagaataatatgtaataataaccaTGAAACAATTGCgaatgcataatatttttgccTACACTCATCAATATGTATAACAGTTTAGTAATAGTTCATATTTAGTGTCCAAAAGCGAGTTTGTAGCTGACATCGGTTGGTCGTTTGGGTATCTTGCTGTCGACCTCCACGAGGATTGGTGAGTCGTCAGGTCTGGCAGGTTTCGATGAACAGCTCTCGTGCGATATTGGGAATACGTAATTGATGTCCACGTCGTATCTGGaagaaatgtttatgttattcaGTCGGTCTTAGTTCAATGAAAGTTTTAGATCCTTTCccactttttattaatcatcATTCTTTATGGgccttatatttttttattatttaatttatttagaacattGTATTGTACGATCACGCAAAACAAAGTGATTAAATCAAAGATGTATGTTTAGCGTACAAAGGCAGTCTTATTGCTAACAAGCAACATTTAAAGgcgtaatgtaataataataataataagcccgcagggcaccttgtggcgaggtgTCGGGGAGTAGCGACCCCGCGGACCCGAATGCNNNNNNNNNNNNNNNNNNNNNNNNNNNNNNNNNNNNNNNNNNNNNNNNNNNNNNNNNNNNNNNNNNNNNNNNNNNNNNNNNNNNNNNNNNNNNNNNNNNNNNNNNNNNNNNNNNNNNNNNNNNNNNNNNNNNNNNNNNNNNNNNNNNNNNNNNNNNNNNNNNNNNNNNNNNNNNNNNNNNNNNNNNNNNNNNNNNNNNNNNNNNNNNNNNNNNNNNNNNNNNNNNNNNNNNNNNNNNNNNNNNNNNNNNNNNNNNNNNNNNNNNNNNNNNNNNNNNNNNNNNNNNNNNNNNNNNNNNNNNNNNNNNNNNNNNNNNNNNNNNNNNNNNNNNNNNNNNNNNNNNNNNNNNNNNNNNNNNNNNNNNNNNNNNNNNNNNNNNNNNNNNNNNNNNNNNNNNNNNNNNNNNNNNNNNNNNNNNNNNNNNNNNNNNNNNNNNNNNNNNNNNNNNNNNNNNNNNNNNNNNNNNNNNNNNNNNNNNNNNNNNNNNNNNNNNNNNNNNNNNNNNNNNNNNNNNNNNNNNNNNNNNNNNNNNNNNNNNNNNNNNNNNNNNNNNNNNNNNNNNNNNNNNNNNNNNNNNNNNNNNNNNNNNNNNNNNNNNNNNNNNNNNNNNNNNNNNNNNNNNNNNNNNNNNNNNNNNNNNNNNNNNNNNNNNNNNNNNNNNNNNNNNNNNNNNNNNNNNNNNNNNNNNNNNNNNNNNNNNNNNNNNNNNNNNNNNNNNNNNNNNNNNNNNNNNNNNNNNNNNNNNNNNNNNNNNNNNNNNNNNNNNNNNNNNNNNNNNNNNNNNNNNNNNNNNNNNNNNNNNNNNNNNNNNNNNNNNNNNNNNNNNNNNNNNNNNNNNNNNNNNNNNNNNNNNNNNNNNNNNNNNNNNNNNNNNNNNNNNNNNNNNNNNNNNNNNNNNNNNNNNNNNNNNNNNNNNNNNNNNNNNNNNNNNNNNNNNNNNNNNNNNNNNNNNNNNNNNNNNNNNNNNNNNNNNNNNNNNNNNNNNNNNNNNNNNNNNNNNNttccaaaagaccgggtgccTTCCTTCTGggggtacccgagtattatggagatgagaaacataataataataataataattctttattcgCATATGTACGTAGTAAGGGATGTAAGACTTAGGTTTTACGCAACgccacaaaaaaatataaatatagaagaaTAAGATTTTGTAAATAGATTAGAATATGATTTAACTAGTATCTACCTACCTAACTTATTTTGGCAAAAACACCACTGacaacaaaaatgtaattctATGCTACCAAGACACCATAAAATAGCTAGAAACACgagaaaacaatattatatttaccttGCGGCACACCGACTTTTTGGAATCGGTTCCTTAGATAAACGCagtgaaaaaaacaaactgtCCAGCTTTATATACGTGTGTATGTATACTTAGCTTTTTAAGCTGCGCAAGAGAATTTATTGCGGATTTTAAAtggatagagtgatttaagaggaaggcttataatatattgatattgtatatataagatgCATAATTGCATCCGTtcaatattctattatattaatccTACCCCGCTTGTATAAAGATAACGAAATCTTATCTGTATCCATCCTACGCCATGTCACAGAAACtctttaaaattctttttcataatttctaaTACCTTGGCAGTTTATCCCGTAAGTACGCCATGACGTTTTTAGGCAGCCCAGTGGTTCTGGAAAGGACGAACGCCGTCAAGTACCTCGCGCCCTCCCTCTGCTCGGCGCAATGCAACAGGAGTGCCCAGGTTTTGTACTCTGTGTCCAACACGTATGTGTTGTAAATACCGTCGTCTGTAATCATGTGTGTAAAAGTGCTTagaatgtttgatttttttgcaacaaatgtaaataatttaataattaattaattaaaagatttgaaagatttataattgagcagtgatatattataagtatatgatgtatgttatatatatcaaaagcTACTatcctataaaaaaaaacatttgaataaatccCTATTTTATCGAAAATGaagatacaaataattatatatatagactttcatttattgtaccaaatttcattgcaattggttcagtagtttttgcatgaaagtgcaacaaacacacgcacatccttacaaactttcgcatttataatattagtaggatatcaaTTACGCTTTGCTCATTATCTTTCCTATCTTTTTTTCAGTAATATGCACAATCTTCAAGCTATTCAAAAATCATTTAGGCTTTCAAACAGAAACGAATAATCTCAAATGAATAGAGCTTCCTCTAGTGAGAGCTACATATCAAAGCTTACACGTCAGTTCTGAGTGCGTCCAGTGTGCGGGCTCATTCAGGTCTATCCGCCAAGTGATATTCCCATACAGGTTCTCGCCGATGGGGTCGTCTGCGAAGCGGTAGGTAAAGTTCATTGTGACGCCGGGAGTCCATTCTATGGTACCATCTGAAAAGAGCCATTATTGTTAATAGGAATTGCTTATATTGCGAATTTAATATATGCGATGgcagttatattatgtagtatttaataatacatttttatatttgatacatGGAGGGTGGTTgaaaaatatcacataatGCCTCTGTGTTGTAGGTATGGACACGTTTCTTCTAACagagataaattgaataataggACAGAGacgaatattttgtaaaaacaaactaattcCTTGTGCCAGCGTCTACTATTTCTCTATTCCCATTCCACCAGAATATTGGAATGATGGAAAAAGAGTTCAATGTGTTTCTTATTCGTCAGTGGCCGAAATTTGGTCAAGATagtgaatattattaagacaATCTTTATAAGCTACTTTATGAAAGATAATAAAAGGCAAcaccataatattaaaaatataacaaaaatattttgattggactacccaattttttattaaataaaatttagaataatacaATAGAAGATAAAGAAGCATTCTGTTAATTATAcaagaaataacatatactGGATATAGGATATAGAGATTCTTTTCTCTAATTTCATATTACCTTCAGCTTGAACATGGTCTTCCATGTTAAAAACAGCGCGCATACAACTGTAGGACAATGCTTCCTCGGCGCTCGCATAATATTCCACTACGAACCAATCGCCTAACAGctgtaaaaaacaaatacagtcATGCAAGGCATATACAACTTGCATattatacgaaataaatagatttttcaatttatctgcgtatGTAGATAacgtcaccactgcttaaaatggtgaaggaaaacatggtgacgaaaccggcatgttcgagaatcaaaagttcgacgatatgtgacatctgccaacccgcacttggccagcgtggcggattatggcctgaactgaggcctgtgtcccagcagtgggaacatataagggctgatgatgatgacgatgatgatgatagtaattcattaaatattataatgtagatGCGTAGAAgccatacatatatattgataaCTATTCCTTTGCAACGCAGGCGGAGACGCGCGCAAAAAGCTAGTAAGGATAAAAACTATGGTCATTGGCCTGCATGTATAAGAATGTATAAAATCACAAGTAAAATTAGTTGTATAAAATGATCAGCTTGTTTGCTTTGAAGGTATTTTGCTATTCATTTACTTTTAGGCGTAGTAAATTTACTTCGTTGGCTGAACAATTGAAAATACAGAATGagatgaaaaacaaacaattaggTACAGATTCACcactattttcaataaatgaataaacacaAGTTAATAATGATATCATTTTTCATCCTAGCACATAGTTATTTCtagatgttataaaatacaaatggatatctaattcattaattttatgtaagtgGAAGTCGATATCTACGAATGTTCCAGATAAATTATTCAtcgaaatgaataaaataataccccATAAAATGCTGCTAAATAATGACAAATACATATCATTATTCCCatccaaataaaatgaacatttaaTGCAAGTAGCGATCTCTCTTTTGGCTTATccttttaaacaataatggaGGCTTATTCATAATAAGATTTAGCATAACAATAGTTGTATGTTTAGCTGGTTGACGTCTCAATGTAGCCATTAGCATAGATTATACAACGATATAGTTATTACAGTCGTTAAGAAAGCTTACGTTAATCCTTAAACTGGAGCTGTAAGCCGTTTCACTTTCTATTTTATGGATGATTACATTAGATGTTATCAAGAGATTATTCGTTCGGATACACGCGGGTTAGCAGCTATTCATTTAAACGtgatcatttattattatactttcagttttattatacacttagctcatataaatatatatactttcgAGTTTCTGATTCGGGAAGTTTATGTGCTTTCGATATGTATCTATTAATTGAAagattaagtatatttacaatgacacaacatattttttcaaatacatatttttggtTTCCGCAATTTCAATGTATCAACGAATGGTTACCGTAAAAACACGGGATTTTCTTCTTGGAATATAAGAGAAGTTAATATAGTAGTAGATAGATATATCTTGACCCGTTAACTCACAAAACATACTCGTCATAGCGAATTACGAATATAATCCGAAAGTTAGGAAGTaaagagaaacaaaatattaatttataaaaaacacaaccTACGAATTGTGAAACTTTGTCGTTCTTTGACGTTTCTTCCTGaccaaactaaataaaaataaaatgagaacCACAATATAACGAATATcatcaaacacaaattaatgaaacaagTTCGTGAGATATGCAAATCTTAACCGTTAGCTTGCTTATTATTCCATCTAAACGTCGAGACATCAGCAACCGTGTCAATCTGTCCTTTACTATTGACCTACATAGGTTATTCCTGTCCCGGCAACCCAATTTTACCCCTCAATGAGATTATACGCGGTCCGCATGATAAGGCACACTTTAATGAGCTGTATGGACAGAAATGACGAGGCGGGGTAAACAAGATTGAAACTTAGTTATTCTTAGTCTTATCATAGCTGAAATTTTCTTACAAGTCAGTGTGGGTTGATCCACATCCCGATTCGTTCATTATCggagttaattaaataattatgactgTTATGAGATTGATTTCAagcaataatgtaaataatgaagtgaaaacttacattttatttttaccaaaaatttAAGAGACAGATatgattatgtttataaaaaacacgTAGCTGCTTATATGACTTAGAGCtctaacattttttacattcgTTTACTCGTGTAgtacatattgtattattagaCGAGTATATCAATGAAgccaaaattttaattttgtattaaatatctaaattgaacacaaactcaaaaattttcattcgTGTAAACTTTTACAAGTTCTTATTAATTGTCATTTTTTAAGAGAATAATCTGCTAGAaactcgattttttttaagttaatttcattaaagtaTCATGCACTTTTAACTTCGTAGGCGAATTCTCTTCCTGTCATCACTacaagtcgctttctctgccTATCCCTGTgtacctatgtatgcttaaatctttgaaGCTGCGCAACTcgttttgatgttttttttttaatagatagagttatTC
Proteins encoded:
- the LOC119839485 gene encoding uncharacterized protein LOC119839485, with the translated sequence MGVVKSCVFIFIILVELQHIVAQPIFESLLCDFLCDDDSSDYDFCDGCSSDSSSKQSQTTSTSMAPDQEINIKIPASQGTVLDIINKNGAFSVKVDAQGSGSGAAPAESSTAAATTAAGGSTTAAATTAKK
- the LOC119836897 gene encoding uncharacterized protein LOC119836897 gives rise to the protein MVKYLVFCFVLVFVNVVFARIVDKRKCPEVRAVPHFDLSQLLGDWFVVEYYASAEEALSYSCMRAVFNMEDHVQAEDGTIEWTPGVTMNFTYRFADDPIGENLYGNITWRIDLNEPAHWTHSELTYDGIYNTYVLDTEYKTWALLLHCAEQREGARYLTAFVLSRTTGLPKNVMAYLRDKLPRYDVDINYVFPISHESCSSKPARPDDSPILVEVDSKIPKRPTDVSYKLAFGH